A stretch of Plesiomonas shigelloides DNA encodes these proteins:
- the hdfR gene encoding HTH-type transcriptional regulator HdfR encodes MDTELLKTFIAVSKTRHFGKAAESLYLTQSAVSFRIRQLESQLGVVLFNRHRHNIQLTAAGERLVPYARTLLQTWQQARQEVTESPQQGQPLRLSAPACLWEAGLTDWLGRLSEQHPQQPLRTLISSSRSVSRQLAEQECDLAFSLDLPRSEEINALACGEIRLQLGTNLPSGVRLRPEQYCRIDWGNAFIQQQAVWFAPDHPPRLQSESLLQTLQHLHHQPGCAFIPDQLAASQLPAQWRVQADFPPQVFTLHALWPANSPHDARLRELLQTPVFPSLI; translated from the coding sequence GTGGATACCGAATTACTGAAAACCTTTATTGCCGTGAGTAAAACCCGGCACTTCGGTAAAGCCGCTGAATCCCTGTACCTGACCCAGTCCGCCGTGAGCTTTCGGATCCGCCAACTAGAGAGTCAGTTGGGGGTGGTGTTATTCAATCGTCATCGCCATAACATCCAGCTCACCGCGGCGGGCGAGCGCTTGGTGCCGTATGCCCGTACCCTACTGCAAACCTGGCAGCAGGCACGGCAGGAAGTGACCGAATCGCCGCAGCAAGGCCAGCCGCTGCGCCTCAGTGCGCCGGCCTGCCTGTGGGAGGCGGGATTGACCGACTGGCTTGGCCGGCTCAGCGAACAACACCCACAGCAACCGCTGCGCACCCTGATCAGCAGCTCCCGCTCCGTGAGCCGTCAGTTAGCCGAACAAGAGTGTGATTTGGCCTTCAGCCTCGATCTGCCGCGCAGCGAAGAGATTAACGCCCTCGCCTGCGGTGAAATCCGGTTACAATTGGGCACTAACCTGCCGAGCGGGGTACGGCTGCGCCCTGAGCAATATTGCCGCATCGATTGGGGCAACGCATTTATCCAGCAACAAGCGGTGTGGTTTGCGCCGGATCATCCACCACGGCTACAAAGTGAGTCGTTGCTGCAAACCTTGCAGCATCTGCATCATCAGCCGGGCTGTGCCTTTATCCCCGATCAGCTGGCGGCAAGCCAACTACCGGCGCAGTGGCGCGTGCAAGCCGATTTCCCGCCGCAAGTCTTTACCCTGCATGCCCTGTGGCCAGCCAATAGCCCACACGATGCACGCCTACGGGAATTGCTGCAAACACCAGTGTTTCCCTCATTGATCTGA